The following proteins are co-located in the Pochonia chlamydosporia 170 chromosome 6, whole genome shotgun sequence genome:
- a CDS encoding SUR7 protein (similar to Metarhizium robertsii ARSEF 23 XP_007816917.1) yields the protein MGAVRIFMVALPLILAVCSIIAILFTALSGVSHDQLWLVQVDLTKLSINPADTYNGTNGQGHDPVKAKNNITAGDLGLSSVYEVNVWGYCYTKSDGHRHCTKARFDWASSSLDDYRTEEGLDSTASDKVTLPKEIKDSLNLFRNITKGAQVALITCLLALGVMLVVGVFGLFSATVSYLTSILACITVVLVCAAAGLVSAMAAIVMEAVETDARVYGVAGNTGTRFLAISWIGVVLVIAVAVIWLVKACCSKSRRRHENRATFHAARSDKAASLP from the coding sequence ATGGGCGCGGTACGAATTTTCATGGTGGCCCTGCCATTGATTCTTGCCGTTTGTTCCATTATCGCCATTCTGTTTACTGCCCTTTCTGGAGTCTCTCATGACCAGCTCTGGCTAGTTCAGGTCGACCTAACGAAGCTGTCGATAAATCCTGCCGACACATACAACGGTACCAATGGTCAAGGCCACGATCCTGTTaaagccaagaacaacattACGGCGGGTGATCTTGGCCTCAGCAGTGTATACGAGGTGAATGTATGGGGGTACTGTTACACAAAGAGCGATGGCCATCGTCACTGTACGAAGGCTCGGTTTGACTGGGCATCGTCAAGCCTGGACGATTACCGCACGGAAGAAGGACTTGACTCAACCGCAAGTGATAAAGTCACGCTACCCAAAGAAATCAAGGATTCACTAAACCTCTTCCGCAACATTACTAAAGGTGCACAAGTGGCTTTGATTACATGTCTACTTGCCCTAGGCGTGATGCTTGTTGTCGGCGTCTTCGGCCTGTTTTCAGCCACTGTATCCTATTTGACGTCGATTCTGGCATGCATTACGGTTGTTTTGGTTTGCGCGGCGGCCGGCCTAGtctcagccatggcagctATCGTTATGGAGGCGGTCGAAACTGATGCGAGAGTTTACGGCGTGGCTGGTAACACTGGCACTAGGTTCCTGGCCATTTCTTGGATTGGCGTTGTTTTGGTTATTGCGGTCGCCGTCATCTGGCTGGTAAAAGCCTGCTGCAGTAAATCCCGCCGCCGGCACGAAAATAGAGCCACTTTCCATGCCGCTAGGAGCGATAAAGCAGCTTCGTTGCCCTAG
- a CDS encoding acetoacetyl-CoA synthase (similar to Neosartorya fischeri NRRL 181 XP_001262024.1) — MDSEKLPRKLWEHPDPKSTAIWRFMQAANEKFGLNMQDFPSLYKWSCDNRNSFYTFFFDNYPLIYQGSYNLAVEESIPISKLPRWFDGIQLNYAENFLWSRTLEDDTGARTTKTKEDSKIALTEVREGNTEVKHVTWAELRCRVADLASAFHQRGLKKGDRVVLVGQHSTSTLVVFLATTWLGALFSSSSTDMGVGGLLQRTVQIDPKFVFFDDASLYGGKYIDLHDKIQGVMQGLQECPSFQTIIINTRFADKPYATDDISKTERLEYFLLLGKSKRPPPPERINFQDPMVVYYSSGTTGTPKAIVHGVGSILLNAAKEAILHQDATPDSVNLQFTTTGWIMFLASVTQMQFGGRSILYDGSPFIPDHTVLLRVAEEQGATSLGVSPRWMGELKRRNIVPKAVADLSKLTRVLSTGMVLPDQMFEWFYDAAFPAHVQLCNTSGGTDIAGAFVLENPLMPVHVGGCVGPALGVQIAVYEHDLPEGSDGKPLPAGEAGDLVATAAFPNIPLYLWGDSQPAPGQRYMDSYFKRFNNVWTQGDFCAFHPITGGILMLGRSDGVLNPSGIRFGSSDIYGIIEKYFAAEVADSLCVGQRRKTDIDERVFLFLIMKPGKRLNEALSKAVKRTIARELTKRHVPRFIFEAPEIPTTINGKKVELPVKSILSGKRVKPSAMLFNPASLEYFYQFQKVDELGQGKALL; from the exons ATGGACTCTGAAAAGCTGCCTAGAAAGCTCTGGGAGCATCCAGACCCAAAAAGTACAGCAATTTGGAGGTTTATGCAGGCTGCAAACGAGAAATTCGGGCTCAATATGCAG GACTTCCCCTCCTTATATAAGTGGTCCTGCGACAATCGGAACAGCTTCTACACGTTCTTCTTCGATAACTATCCTCTCATTTACCAAGGCTCCTATAATTTGGCTGTCGAAGAATCTATCCCTATTTCCAAATTACCTCGTTGGTTTGACGGTATTCAGCTCAACTACGCTGAGAACTTCCTCTGGAGTCGAACCCTTGAGGACGACACAGGGGCCCGCACCACTAAGACCAAAGAGGATTCCAAGATTGCTTTAACTGAAGTGCGCGAGGGAAATACTGAAGTTAAACATGTGACGTGGGCCGAATTAAGGTGTCGAGTGGCAGACTTAGCATCGGCATTCCATCAGAGGGGTCTGAAGAAGGGAGATAGGGTGGTCTTGGTTGGCCAGCATTCCACCAGCACACTGGTAGTGTTTTTGGCAACAACCTGGCTAGGTGCATTGTTCAGTAGCAGTTCAACCGATATGGGAGTTGGTGGATTACTGCAGCGGACAGTGCAGATCGATCCAAAG TTTGTCTTCTTTGACGATGCTTCTCTCTATGGCGGCAAATACATTGATCTGCACGATAAAATTCAAGGCGTCATGCAAGGACTCCAGGAATGCCCGAGTTTTCAAACAATCATTATCAACACTCGCTTCGCGGACAAGCCCTATGCCACAGATGATATAtccaagacagaaagacTGGAATATTTCCTGCTGTTAGGAAAGTCCAAACGGCCGCCACCCCCAGAACGCATCAATTTTCAAGATCCCATGGTTGTGTATTACTCCTCCGGTACGACAGGTACTCCAAAAGCCATTgtccatggtgttggatCTATCCTGTTgaatgctgccaaagaagcaattCTTCATCAAGATGCAACACCTGACTCGGTAAATTTGCAGTTCACCACCACAGGGTGGATCATGTTTCTCGCGAGTGTGACACAGATGCAATTTGGTGGGCGATCAATCCTCTATGATGGATCGCCGTTTATTCCTGATCATACGGTGTTACTGAGAGTTGCTGAAGAGCAAGGCGCCACTTCTCTGGGTGTAAGCCCTCGCTGGATGGGCGAGCTAAAGCGAAGAAACATCGTCCCAAAGGCGGTGGCGGATTTGTCCAAGTTGACGAGAGTACTCAGTACCGGTATGGTATTGCCGGACCAGATGTTCGAATGGTTCTATGATGCGGCATTCCCGGCACATGTGCAGCTATGCAATACTTCTGGGGGTACTGATATT GCTGGTGCCTTTGTTCTCGAGAATCCCTTAATGCCAGTTCATGTTGGCGGTTGTGTAGGTCCGGCTCTCGGAGTACAAATTGCCGTCTATGAGCACGACCTTCCCGAAGGTAGCGATGGCAAACCCCTTCCCGCCGGCGAAGCAGGTGACCTTGTTGCTACTGCTGCTTTCCCTAACATCCCTCTCTATCTCTGGGGTGATAGCCAGCCGGCCCCTGGACAAAGATACATGGATTCCTACTTTAAGCGGTTTAACAATGTGTGGACACAAGGCGACTTTTGCGCATTTCACCCGATAACAGGCGGCATTCTTATGCTTGGCCGATCCGACGGCGTTTTGAATCCTAGTGGCATTCGGTTTGGCAGCTCGGACATATATGGGATTATCGAGAAATATTTCGCAGCAGAAGTAGCCGACTCGCTTTGTGTTGGACAACGGCGCAAAACAGATATAGACGAGAGGGTATTTCTATTTCTAATTATGAAACCAGGCAAGAGGCTTAACGAGGCGCTATCAAAAGCAGTCAAGCGTACAATTGCAAGAGAGTTAACAAAACGCCACGTACCGAGGTTTATATTTGAAGCCCCAGAGATTCCAACCACTATTAACGGAAAGAAGGTAGAGTTGCCTGTAAAGAGCATCCTTTCAGGCAAGAGGGTTAAACCAAGCGCGATGTTGTTCAATCCGGCGAGTTTGGAGTATTTCTATCAGTTTCAGAAGGTAGATGAGTTGGGTCAGGGGAAGGCTCTGCTGTAA
- a CDS encoding snoaL-like domain-containing protein, whose amino-acid sequence MSYVTEHTVWPDFTLEQPIKDLIARLYQIADTNEPNSGARLSTEVFTDDGSMITSAKTVTGREAIERSRDDAWDLVSERRHHVLRVYCRENNGRDLMLTGRVKVALRDGNVLESEFAAHLIVDSESCEMGKARFSMVQVFVDTAPLAAALKAQ is encoded by the exons ATGAGCTACGTAACAGAACATACCGTTTGGCCCGACTTCACGTTGGAGCAGCCAATTAAGGACCTTATCGCGAGGCTCTATCAAATTGCGGACACGAATGAGCCAAATTCTGGGGCCAGGCTCTCGACGGAGGTTTTTACTGATGATGGGTCCATGATCACTTCCGCTAAAACTGTGACCGGCAGGGAGG CTAtagaaagaagcagagatGATGCCTGGGACTTGGTCAGCGAGCGACGTCACCACGTTCTGCGTGTCTATTGCCGCGAGAATAACGGCCGCGATCTCATGCTTACAGGCAGGGTTAAGGTGGCGCTCCGGGACGGAAATGTACTAGAATCAGAATTTGCTGCGCACTTAATCGTTGACAGTGAAAGCTGTGAGATGGGAAAAGCAAGATTCTCCATGGTACAAGTCTTTGTG GACACAGCTCCCCTAGCAGCTGCTCTGAAGGCGCAATAA
- a CDS encoding FAD-binding family (similar to Colletotrichum gloeosporioides Nara gc5 XP_007287508.1): MLPHSCFALVVGGGPTALVTAILLARYGFTIVVVERHPLRLGQPKANVINARSAEIFRQFGLETSQLRAKGLDPEESRRVIFGSSMFGVEFGFIDREEFSTNDTPEPTFGSPQPVLEEVLLEIAKSTGKVIYLRENEWLGCTESSDKIITSVVRYGGDNTERTITSKYLIGCDGIHSKTREVLNVKFDCIDEIPDIPQHYMSIHFRGDLSHSQPALLHIILDPSNLGVLIPYNRKNEWVFMTQCDPTTTTKEIYTHEYCRSRIIKAVGCEVECQILENRLWTTATKIASSFRSKTMRNAFLAGDAAHCFPPTGGLGMNTGIADAHNLTWKILAVERGWAKESFLDTFTTERRQVAESNARHSASNETKMLNLTKLVFQNEMSAQELMENSVMRTNIEDAILDNSEHFQSLNMHIGYVYGHHQHTRKCSDYQKESVSGARLPHAWVKLDGQTVSTLDLIDGFNFVLIASEGFTTLSEVLVNDIPVRVQQLGRDFTDSSEGTWTTLMKLSGEQHGVL; this comes from the exons ATGTTGCCCCATTCTTGCTTTGCTCTTGTTGTGGGAGGTGGTCCCACCGCTCTAGTCACTGCTATCCTACTGGCGAGGTATGGCTTCACCATCGTTGTGGTTGAACGTCATCCATTACGTCTGGGACAACCCAAAGCAAATGTAATCAACGCGCGGTCAGCAGAGATCTTTCGCCAGTTCGGCCTTGAGACGAGCCAGCTCCGAGCTAAAGGACTTGACCCTGAAGAGTCTCGAAGGGTTATATTCGGCTCTTCGATGTTTGGTGTGGAATTTGGGTTTATCGACAGAGAAGAATTTTCGACAAATGACACCCCCGAGCCAACTTTCGGTTCTCCTCAACCAGTACTTGAAGAAGTCCTCTTGGAGATCGCCAAGTCGACAGGAAAGGTGATTTATCTGAGAGAAAATGAATGGTTGGGATGCACAGAAAGCAGTGACAAAATCATCACGTCCGTGGTTCGATATGGGGGCGACAATACTGAACGTACAATCACAAGCAAGTACTTAATTGGTTGCGACGGAATCCATTCGAAGACCCGTGAGGTTTTGAACGTCAAGTTCGACTGCATCGACGAGATACCGGACATTCCGCAACACTACATGTCAATCCATTTTCGAGGGGACCTCTCCCATTCACAGCCGGCGCTTTTACATATTATTCTGGACCCGAGTAACTTGGGCGTCCTCATTCCCTATAACCGGAAGAATGAATGGGTTTTCATGACTCAATGTGACCCTACCACCACAACAAAGGAAATATACACTCATGAATACTGTAGGTCAAGAATCATTAAG GCGGTTGGCTGCGAGGTTGAATGCCAGATCTTAGAGAACAGATTATGGACAACCGCTACAAAGATTGCGTCATCATTTCGCTCCAAGACAATGCGAAACGCATTTCTCGCTGGTGACGCTGCTCATTGTTTCCCACCAACCGGAGGCTTAGGGATGAATACCGGAATCGCCGATGCACACAACCTAACCTGGAAAATTCTAGCGGTAGAGAGAGGTTGGGCGAAGGAGTCTTTTTTGGACACTTTTACTACTGAAAGGCGTCAGGTTGCTGAGTCCAACGCACGGCACAGCGCATCGAATGAAACAAAAATGCTCAATCTAACGAAATTGGTCTTCCAGAACGAAATGAGCGCTCaggagttgatggagaaCTCGGTTATGCGTACAAATATCGAGGATGCCATACTTGACAATTCGGAGCACTTCCAGTCTCTAAACATGCACATTGGGTATGTGTATGGACACCATCAGCACACTCGGAAGTGCAGCGACTATCAAAAAGAGTCagtgtctggtgctcggCTGCCTCATGCTTGGGTGAAGCTTGACGGGCAGACTGTGTCGACACTGGACCTAATTGATGGGTTCAATTTTGTGCTGATAGCAAGCGAGGGCTTCACCACGCTGAGTGAGGTTCTTGTTAATGACATACCGGTCCGAGTGCAGCAGCTGGGAAGAGATTTTACTGACTCCAGCGAAGGCACGTGGACTaccttgatgaagctgagcGGAGAACAACATGGAGTCCTC TAA
- a CDS encoding epoxide hydrolase (similar to Aspergillus oryzae RIB40 XP_001727417.1) produces the protein MATLPFDKFTQRLGTPSSGATYSYIHIPSTSHNPTILFIHGFPSSSYDWRHQIIYFSSKGYGIVAPDLLGFGCTDKPESLAEYRGKKMALEIEDILDLENIQKVHAVGHDWGSFVLSRFANYCPTRLMSLTFLSVAYMPPGELFDLQKINLSSKQLLGYELFGYWEFFDRKDAADIIKEHFESFYSMIHTSDPSVVMENMAPIGAFEKWLKTGQAAPVASYLSEQEKKIHRNIFNDEYGPALNTYRSLIANVNLEDERLARIDPMLDHPVLLITATHDKIGRPELEERRMRSFATTNLRVEQVDTGHWPHMERKDEVNDYIESFIAKIELEVPTW, from the exons ATGGCGACTCTCCCCTTTGACAAGTTCACTCAACGGCTCGGGACACCGTCCTCGGGTGCCACCTATAGTTATATTCACATTCCGTCAACTTCACACAACCCCACCATTCTCTTTATACACGGATTCCCTTCATCATCTTATGATTGGCGGCACCAAATCATATACTTTTCTTCGAAAGGGTATGGTATCGTTGCTCCCGACCTCCTTGGATTTGGTTGCACAGACAAGCCCGAGTCACTAGCAGAATACAGAGGAAAGAAGATGGCGCTTGAAATAGAAGACATATTGGATCTTGAGAATATACAAAAAGTGCATGCCGTCGGCCATGACTGGGGTTCTTTCGTTCTCTCCCGGTTCGCAAACTACTGTCCAACTCGCCTTATGAGTCTCACATTCCTAAGCGTCGCGTACATGCCGCCGGGAGAGCTGTTTGATCTTCAAAAAATAAACCTCTCGAGCAAGCAGCTCCTTGGGTATGAGCTATTTGGATACTGGGAGTTCTTCGATCGGAAGGACGCCGCAGACATAATAAAAGAGCAT TTTGAATCGTTCTACTCTATGATCCATACGAGTGACCCTAGTGTTGTTATGGAAAACATGGCCCCTATTGGGGCATTCGAAAAATGGCTGAAGACAGGACAGGCAGCTCCAGTGGCTTCTTACCTCTCCGAGCAG gagaagaaaattCACCGCAACATCTTTAACGATGAATATGGACCGGCTTTGAACACTTACAGGTCCCTCATTGCAAATGTTAATTTGGAAGATGAGAGGCTCGCGCGAATCGACCCAATGCTCGACCACCCGGTGCTGCTTATTACCGCGACCCACGATAAGATTGGACGACCGGAACTTGAAGAGCGGCGTATGAGGTCCTTTGCCACCACTAATTTGAGGGTTGAGCAAGTAGATACGGGACATTGGCCGCACATGGAAAGAAAGGATGAGGTCAACGATTACATCGAGAGCTTCATCGCCAAAATCGAGTTGGAAGTACCTACTTGGTGA
- a CDS encoding glyoxalase bleomycin resistance protein dioxygenase (similar to Metarhizium robertsii ARSEF 23 XP_007822900.1), translating into MIKEPASNESAGEKVLSPQKLAHVVLRSSDKESMTRFYETFLGGRIVFTNEALSFITYDEEHHRIAILQVPGTEPKNKKSCGLEHIAFTYPTLKDLFTAYRQRKAHKILPIWSVNHGATTSIYYRDPDGNMLETQVDNFDTNEKTNNFALSGYFAENPVGTDIDPEDMMRRLENGESEEVLKRRVEIGPRSVPDLDEM; encoded by the coding sequence ATGATCAAGGAACCAGCCAGTAATGAATCTGCGGGCGAAAAAGTCTTAAGTCCACAGAAGCTCGCGCACGTGGTGTTGCGATCCTCAGACAAGGAGAGCATGACCCGTTTCTACGAAACTTTTCTGGGAGGACGAATAGTCTTCACAAATGAGGCTCTCTCATTTATTACGTACGACGAAGAACACCACcgcatcgccatcctccaaGTGCCCGGAACTGAGCCAAAAAACAAGAAGAGTTGCGGTCTGGAGCATATTGCGTTCACCTACCCAACGCTAAAAGATCTTTTCACCGCATACAGACAACGAAAGGCACACAAAATACTTCCAATTTGGTCCGTCAATCATGGCGCAACGACAAGTATTTATTATAGGGACCCAGATGGTAACATGCTCGAAACACAAGTCGACAACTTCGATACCAACGAAAAGACCAACAACTTTGCCCTTAGCGGGTATTTTGCTGAGAACCCCGTTGGCACTGATATTGATCCGGAGGATATGATGAGAAGACTGGAAAATGGAGAGTCCGAGGAGGTCCTAAAACGCCGGGTAGAGATTGGACCTCGGAGTGTGCCTGATCTTGATGAGATGTAG
- a CDS encoding transposase (similar to Metarhizium robertsii ARSEF 23 XP_007817108.2) translates to MLIRSVLNTIALQAVDKTLLMLAMAHPPGFPEPSETLPVDSADESISDSDECNEIDESEDWNGEPWEAVFPSDSSLLTTTYESLELLLDSLKEFCVQNRMGLITIRSQKNKAKTRTIKCELVCDKSRYYKPRESIAKIRNTNTTKLAANCPFKVIVQSLHANNYEWSMRVVSSLHRDHGPSQGLTEHYQWRKLTDEQMNLLKDLCLDKTISSRSVHKQLCQKWPQIAIRRTDIYNWRWKVNQAKRQGYGPANDFVRTLSESKRVWIWGLDWIHDEFRFRNAAWAYHKGGKMWQQFSSCLQIDATYKTNCYKMPLVTVVTVSSEKTSMPICYGLLNNEQVATYEWFLQQLSRFQQAGNIAPPKVIITDKDDQLRAAARQIFPNAQLQLCVFHINSNVVLSIKKWWKKTDGSETDSDSDNADTADIQEMERGNVNVKDMKDSKLGPVPKRVLKTRAGLYLLWRHMVFSRSEDEFNQAWRQLQETFEHQERILSYLKSTYLPLKKEWACCYTRHYRNFGLITTAPAESNHHSLKTYNLSLRSDLPDVEEATASQTVDKRLLYKDKIQQANTTIRNQFSGREWLGQLPLSVTRWALDQLNEIHRLMESGQISKKPLLACTGSTKAQYGLPCAHMLLRLADQDKPLKREDLDPFWHIKRSREIDDPLLQVQRPPMGIPKGRPQNGEPFGNERAIPDHQLAPQGSTRSGVKRSARRNYSQFELGSTLDEEDAADLPDQQQPRRKRSKVSARVTTRDTRQQAKGHRGGNNPAKQHHSPDVEEDHKITKILLAKGQKKWKEKEKVGDSIVVATD, encoded by the coding sequence ATGTTAATTCGCAGTGTattgaatacaatagctttaCAAGCCGTCGATAAGACTCTTCTaatgctggctatggcgcaCCCTCCAGGCTTCCCCGAACCGTCTGAAACGCTACCTGTCGACTCAGCAGATGAATCTATTAGTGACTCCGATGAATGTAACGAGATCGATGAATCTGAGGATTGGAATGGTGAACCATGGGAGGCGGTCTTTCCATCGGACTCTTCTCTTCTAACAACAACTTATGAGTCTCTTgagttgctcctcgacagcctaAAGGAGTTTTGTGTTCAGAATCGGATGGGCCTCATCACGATACGAAGTCAAAAGAATAAGGCGAAGACTAGAACAATAAaatgtgagcttgtctgtgataAGAGTCGGTATTATAAGCCCAGAGAGTCAATCGCCAAAATACGGAACACGAATACAAcgaagttggccgccaactGCCCGTTCAAAGTTATCGTTCAGtccctccatgccaacaactacgaaTGGTCCATGAGAGTTGTCAGCTCCCTTCATCGAGACCACGGGCCATCACAAGGCCTCACCGAGCACTACCAATGGAGAAAGTTAACAGACGAACAAATGAACCTCCTGAAagatctttgtcttgacaagacgatctCTTCTCGATCCGTTCACAAGCAActgtgccaaaagtggcCTCAGATTGCTATTCGCAGGACAGATATATataactggcgatggaaagtcaaccaagccaaacgtcAAGGCTACGGCCCCGCCAATGACTTTGTACGGACGCTCTCTGAGTCGAAGAGAGTCTGGATATGGGGCTTAGACTGGATTCATGATGAGTTCCGTTTTCGAAATGCCGCTTGGGCTTATCATAAAGGGGGAAAGATGTGGCAacaattctcgtcatgtctccagaTTGACGCTACATATAAGACCAACTGCTATAAAATGCCTTTGGTTACTGTCGTAACTGTATCGTCGGAGAAGACGTCCATGCCAATTTGTTATGGCCTTCTTAATAACGAACAAGTTGCTACTTATGAgtggttcctccaacagctgtcgagattccaacaagcagGCAACATCGCGCCGCCAAAAGTTATTATCACGGATAAGGACGACCAGCtgcgtgctgcagcacggcaaatatttcctaatgcgcaacttcagctatgtgtcttccatatcaacagcaatgtggTCTTATCTATtaagaagtggtggaagaaaaccgATGGCTCTGAGACAGATAGCGATagtgacaatgcagatacTGCTGACATTCAAGAGATGGAACGTGGGAATGTCAACGTTAAAGATATGAaggattccaaacttggccctGTTCCCAAACGAGTATTAAAAACTCGAGCTGGTCTGTACCTCCTCTGGAGACATATGGTATTTAGCAGATcggaggacgagttcaatcaagcatggcggcaacttcaagagacCTTTGAACACCAGGAGCGCATTCTGAGTTATCTCAAGAGCACATATTTacctttgaagaaagaatgggcatGCTGCTATACTCGCCATTATCGGAACTTCGGTTTGATTACGACAGCACCGGCCGAGTCAAACCATCATTCTCTGAAGACCTACAACCTATCCCTTCGGTCCGACCTCCctgatgtcgaagaggccACAGCTAGTCAGACAGTGGATAAACGTCTGCTatataaagacaaaatacaacaagcaaacaccaccattcggAACCAGTTCtcaggaagagagtggcttggccagctgccttTAAGTGTCACTCGTTGGGCACTAGACCAACTCAACGAGATCCACAGGCTTATGGAATCAGGccagatctccaagaagcctttACTAGCGTGTACAGGCTCTACTAAGGCTCAAtacggcttgccttgtgctcacaTGCTCCTCAGGTTAGCTGATCAAGATAAGCCACTGAAgagggaagacttggatccattttggcacatcaaacgatctcgagaaattgacgatcctcttcttcaggtACAGCGTCCTCCGATGGGAATACCCAAGGGACGACCacaaaatggcgaaccatttggcaacgaacgTGCGATTCccgatcatcaacttgcgcctCAAGGGTCAACACGAAGTGGCGTTAAGAGATCAGCACGTCGGAActactctcaattcgagctaGGGTcaactcttgacgaggaagacgcagccgacctaccagaccaacaacagcctcggcgaaaACGGAGTAAAGTTTCTGCTAGAGTCACAACTCGAGatactcgtcaacaggcaaagggACACAGGGGCGGGAATAATCCAGctaaacagcatcattctccaGATGTAGAGGAGGACCATAAAATAACgaagattttgcttgcgaagggacagaaaaagtggaaggaaaaggaaaaggttggtgatagcATTGTAGTTGCAACGGATTAA
- a CDS encoding alpha/beta hydrolase codes for MADFKRLIRFEDSDGAVRYGEAEDGVDLVGQRVSVYSGTDPWALQMTGETAEVVKVLCPLRSSPIIYGVGLNYKHHIQEAGFPLPKFPTVFTKPSDALAGPFEEITVNTGCLEMDYEGELCIVIGRDMKNFSEGDNPLEFVLGYTVGNDLSSRYWQTPERSGHQHGMAKSFDKFAPIGPAIISPRHLALKDNTMDGIPDLLLCTQVNGEVRQRARTSDLVFGLTDIFTFLSRGRTIRAGTLIMTGTPGGVGAFMKPPAWLESGDTVEVRIEHIGVIQNHISLE; via the coding sequence ATGGCTGATTTCAAAAGGCTAATTCGTTTTGAAGATTCTGATGGGGCTGTGAGATATGGTGAAGCCGAGGACGGTGTTGATCTTGTTGGTCAGAGAGTGAGCGTATATTCCGGTACGGACCCATGGGCTCTCCAGATGACTGGCGAGACGGCAGAGGTTGTTAAGGTCCTTTGCCCGTTGAGGTCTTCACCCATTATATACGGCGTGGGGTTGAACTACAAGCATCACATCCAAGAGGCAGGCTTTCCGTTGCCAAAGTTTCCGACAGTCTTCACGAAGCCCTCAGATGCGCTTGCGGGCCCATTTGAAGAAATTACGGTTAATACTGGCTGCTTAGAGATGGACTACGAAGGGGAGCTTTGTATTGTCATCGGCAGGGATATGAAGAACTTCAGCGAAGGAGACAATCCGCTGGAGTTCGTTCTGGGCTATACCGTTGGTAACGATCTCTCGTCACGATACTGGCAAACGCCTGAACGCTCCGGACaccagcatggcatggccaaaTCGTTCGACAAATTCGCACCAATTGGGCCTGCGATAATAAGCCCCAGACATCTTGCGTTAAAGGACAACACGATGGACGGTATTCCAGACCTACTGCTGTGCACTCAAGTGAATGGTGAAGTGCGGCAGAGAGCAAGAACCAGCGATCTTGTGTTTGGCCTGACCGACATTTTTACATTTCTTAGCAGAGGTAGAACAATCAGGGCAGGCACACTGATTATGACCGGTACCCCAGGAGGCGTAGGGGCATTTATGAAGCCTCCCGCTTGGCTTGAGTCGGGAGACACTGTGGAGGTACGCATTGAGCACATTGGCGTGATTCAAAACCATATCTCGCTCGAATAA